The genomic window agggtgtaggagAAACAACGTTGCCTGACATTTAGcagttttagggtgtaaggataagaatgtggcctggtctttagctgttttagggtgtaaggaaaacAAGGTGTCCTGGTAATTTAGCTTTTTATGGAGGGGTATGCACCTAATGCGTGcatcgaaaaaaagaaaagaaaagaaaaggaaaaaaactattGTACCAAACGCGCAcagcatatatattcatacaattaagggaaaataaaagaaaagaaaaatgaaaaaaaaataaattagaaCCAAGCGCGCAAAACATATTTAATCTAtaatctaaaaaaaaaaaaaagagatggTTCCGGTTTAGGGCACCGGAGTTTAAGGCTACGCGCTGACAGTTCCGGGTTAGGGCACCGGGGTTTAAGGCTACGCGCTGACAGTTCCGGGTTAGGGCACCGGGGTTTAAGGCTACGCGCTGACAGTTCCGGGTTAGGGCACCGGGATTTAAGGCTACGCGCTGACAGTTCCGGGTTAGGGCACCGGGATTTAAGGCTACGCGCTGACAGTTCCGGGTTAGGGCACCGGGATTTAAGGCTACGCGCTGACAGTTCCGGGTTAGGGCACCGGGATTTAAGGCTACGCGCTGACAGTTCCGGGTTAGGGCACCGGGATTTAAGGCTACGCGCTGACAGTTCCGGGTTAGGGCACCGGGGTTTAAGGCTACGCGCTGACAGTTCCGCTTTAGGGCACCGGGGTTTAAGGCTACGCGTTGACGGTTCCGGATTAGGGTCCCGGGCTTTAAGATTACGGGTTCACGGTTCCGGCTTAGGGCCCCGGGCTTTAAGGTTACGGGTTCACGGTTCCGCGTTTAGAAGTAGTGGTCGAGTGTATGCGAATtgaggttcagggtttgggattcaaggtttagggttcaggatttggGATTCaaggcttagggttcagggtttgggATTCAAgatttaaggttcagggtttgggATTCAAgatttaaggttcagggtttgggATTcaagatttagggttcagggtttgggATTcaagatttagggttcagggtttggtATTcaagatttagggttcagggtttgggatttaagatttagggttcaggtttgggattcaaggtttagggttcagggtttaggtttagggtttaggttttagggttcagggtttaggtttagagtttaggttttagggtttagggtttagggcttagggtttaggtttcaggtattagggttcagggttgaggtcttaaggttcagggttcaggttatagggttcagggttttgggATGTAGGAATGGGGATTTCGGGTTTATAGTTCAGATttttagggtataggaaTTGCATTTcgtgtttaggatttagacCTAGAGTTCAGGGGTTGGGATTCacggtttaggatttagggttcggggtttaggcttcaggttttagggtttaggttttagggttcagggtttaggttttagggttcagggtttagggtttagggttcagggtttagggtttagggttcagggtttagggttcagggttcagggttcagggttcagggttcagggtttagggtttagggtttaggaagaacaatatggcctgatgtttaaaagaagaaagggtttttttaaaaggagaaactaCTCGCAGACATGAGGTTACCTCGGATTAATTGTAGAAGGGGCGTGGGGCGCCCGTTTAGGGGGAAAAACTGCTCTCGGAGAGGCGAAGCCGAAGCTGGGGAACCTGAGACGGGGGGAACTGGACAACGCGGGTCGAACCGGACGTGGGTGACAACCCTCGATGTGCAACCTGTAATGGGTGCatcgaagaaaaaatgaaagagagtgatagagaaagaaagaaataagaaaatgggaaagcagaatggaaaaggagaagaggaagagggaTAAAGATGAAAGAAGAGAATGGTAGAAGGTTAGAAAGGAATCTACGACCACTCATTCACACATCTCCGCGTTCCCTCTCACTACTTCCTTCCTGTAGTTGATGAATGTAAAGACAAGAAGGAATTATGTGCACGTGTCAAATGTGTAGCAGAAAGATGGACAGCAAACAGGGAGAGGAGCAGCAAATTCGAAAACAACTGGGTAAACATTCTTACTATTGATTGTAGCCCAAAgcaatataataaataagaCGTCTTATACATACTAACGACCCAGGGCCTACCATAAATACTGTTTTCTTCACTGAtttcttatgtatatatttcttcctttcttcttattaGCGGAGCAAATTTTGGGATGCTGACGTCACGAAGGGATTGGAGAAGCTGTCTGCAGCTATGCTTAATAATAGGGGTGATGATAATCTATGCGAAGAAATTaatggaaaagggaagacagAGACAAACGCAGAGAAATTGGCTTGCCAGTACATCACTAAAGGTTtacagcatatatatacaactaAGGAAGATGAGAACGATAATAACGAAGCGCGCAGGAAAAGTAATAGACCATTTTATCAAACTATGTCATGCGTAGCATTAAATCTTTATGCAGATATGCTTATAAAGAAAACAGAGGATCAGCCGTGCCCCAtcacagaaaaagaaatagaagcAATGTTTAACAAAGGAAATGATCAGCAAGGTAATTGGTGTACTGGTAAGGATATGACTGGTCTTAGTTTGGAATGTATTACGTGTGAAAGGAAAGCTAACTTCCGTTGTGAAGTACAGTATAATGGGAAGGAATacaaagtaaaggaagaagtggatAAGCTGTTCCAAGATTCGAAGAATGTAGAAGCACAGAATGTTCTAACTACTATAAGTTCTCTAAGTAACTTATGTCACCGTGCACAATGTGCAACAGTAAATTGGTTTAAAGATAGAATAACTGATGGCGGAGACACACAGGACTGGGTAAGGAGGGAAACAATACTATCTATTTTAATTAATGGCACCACTATAAGGAAGAGAATAGTATTCTTTATACATAATTAAGGAAAAGTTGGAATTATGAATTTGGTGTTTATCCGTGGAGTGTAAACATATATGTTccatcccccctttttcttttcctttccctagtgtacattttggggGGTGCTGGACGTCGGAGgagtgttaaaaaaattgtctgAGGCTATGaccaaggggaagggaacaaacgaaaaagaatGCGAGGGCATTACCGTGACAGGTACTGCACCCCAGGAAGCAAACAGGAAAGCATGTCTATATATTACTAGAGGGTTaaaacgtatatataattttccGGAACATGGGGGTTGGAacaagaatgaaaaagatgctgctaaaaaaaggaagaataaccaACAATTTGATCGAACTATGGGATGCATTCTATTGAACGCATACGCCGATAAATTAGAAACCGAACTTAATTCTAAATGTGATGTTAAAAGTGGCATAGAACATGCCTtccaaaaaagtgaagaaattaGGGGAAAAACATCTCCATGTGATCATGATAGTAACTGTGTTCAATGTAAAAGGGAACGTAACTTTAAAGATTGCCCATTAAACGTGGACAGTTCTCTATGGACAACAGAAGGAGCACGTGGAGAGTgcgaaaaaaacggaaataaTGTGAAGAAAGAAGTGGATGACCTGCTCCTGAAggacaacaaaataaaacaaactCTGTCTACTATAGATATTTTATGTAAGAAGAATGCAAAAACCAGCATCTGCCCTTAAAAAGAGTCTGCGGCCGAAAGCGTCACCGCCACCACGATCAGTGGTTTGACTGCCACCATCTGTGGTGTGAGTGCCACCACCACTGTGTACCATCACATTCAACGACTACTAATCCCTGCACCGAAATCCTtactcttcctcttcctttataGGTAAAGACTGCAGCAAGGAGAAGGATGACCTATGTAAACGGGCACAGTGTGTAGCAGACAAATGGGGTGTACACAATGAAAAGAGTCCAACCTGGGTAAGTGAACACAATGTATATTGTCTACTACAGTTTGGGGACACTTTTGGGAGTGTtgcatttttgtacaaaacggATAtacgggggaagaaaatagaCGCACACATGTAACGTGCACATAATTATAGGGGGTAGACATAATTATAGGGAGATggacatataataattatagttGGGAGGGGGTGGacaacataataattatagggggGAGGTggacatataataattataggggatgcacataattacatagaatacatttttttccttcccctccctctctttccttttatgaaCAGGATAACATGAAGGATGACATTAACAACAGTGCCACAGAAATGTTTGAACATATATCTACAATGAACGCAAGTATGGTAAAATATTGCACTGGACATTCAAAGACAGATAGTAAAATAGTCACTGAACCAGAGAAAAAAGCATGCCAATACATTACTGCAGGATTAGAGCACATATACAATATTCaagaggaaaatggaaacgaAGCACACAAGAAAGACAACAGATTGTTTAAACAAACTATGTTATGTTTCGTTTTGAACGCCTATGCAGATATGCTGAAACAGGTGGTTAAATCTCCCTGTACGGTCAGTGAGAAAACAATACAACAAGcatttagggaaggaaataagcAACGTACGATATGGTGTGGGGGACAGAAGAATGGTAATGATTGTGTTCAGTGTGATAGATATGGGGATTATGCAAATTGTGAAAtaggcaaaaaagaagaaccaGTGGGACCTAAGTTGGATGACTTGTTCAAgcagaataaagaaaaagaacaattagATCAAGGTCTAAGTTCTACATTTAACTCCTTATGTGATCGTGCCCAATGTGTAACAACACAGTGGACCAGAGACAGAAGGGAACCGGGCAAAAATAAGTGGGAGGTTTGGAAAGGATTCATATTTAGCATCAAAGTCTAATTTGTATAGAATTGAAATTgggggaacatatatatatatatatatatatatatataattatatatccacggaaaaagtggaaatgcTTTTCGTGAAGGTACTACTTATATttacatgttccttccttcttttttccattgcaTGTGCAGAAGAACATTTGGGACTATGGGGACATGGAGAATATATTGAAAAACCTGTCTACTGCTATGAAGAGTGGAAACGCAGAGGGCGAGGATTTATGCAGAAACTTCAATGGAGGGGATgaagcaaagaaggaagcgaACAAAAAAGCATGTAAATTTATTGTTAAGGGTTTAAAGCACATAGACAACCTCCGGGGGGATATTATTAATAAGAAGCCTCAGCACAaggaaaatgacaaaatattTGAACAAACTATGGCCTGTCTAATATTAAATGAATATGGAAAACTCCTTCAGGAAAAATGCTCTGCCGTGAAGGACGCGGTAGAGCAGGCCTTTACTGCTGCAGGAAGTCTTCACGGAACTGAATGTAAAGGGGGTAAATGTATTCCATGTGAGTGGGACGAATGTAGAAATTTTATAATTGGAGGGAACGACAACCAacggaaaagaataaaaaaggaactcgaaaagaataaagacaTAACGGACACTTTGGATAAAATATGTCCGGAGGATGAACAATCGAAGGGTCCAAAACCTGTAGTGACACCAGCAGTACATGTTCCAGCAGGGACTGGAGGACACGGTTCAAAAGATCCTACATCGAAACGCGCAAAGGACAAAAGCGCCCCTCCTGCTCCAGTCCCACTTGTTCACAAGATAGACCCTTCCgaccttcttccttaccttcctttggctCCCGTTCTAATGGGTACTTCTGTCatgagttatctcctttggaacgtaagaatagaagaaatccttccttagaccttccctccttagacccctaacaccaccttccttccttccacccctaacacaaccttccttccttccacccctaacacaaccttccttccttccacccctaacacaaccttccttccttccacccctaacacaaccttccttccatcccttccttccttagatacttttctttccttcaccttccttcctgtctttctttattcatttctctctttttttattcgctAACCTTAGATGTTTACATTTCGCACTTAGGTTAAAAAGTAGTACTTATTGTTCCTAAAAACAACACActcacccctttttaaaaaacatttcctccctccctttcttttttttttttgcagtatttTGCACAAGGTAAAAAGCGACGACGtcatagaagaaaggaacatTTAACCTCTCCCCCcttggaagaacaactccctgatcatgtggacgatCAGGATGATgatccacatgaatataccttagtaaaggaacgaaaacaacCAAGATCAACACCacagaaaagaggaaaacaagTTGGTAAGCGTGCtggtcgccgcatgattattgatattcatttagaagtattgaacgaatgtcaaaagggtGACACACAACTGGAtcaggaagacttttttgaaattttggttcaagaatttatgggttCTGAGTTTATGGAAgataaaaatgttcctaaggaaaaggttccaagttcagattccgggtttagggaggaaagactttgttcctaaggaagatgttcctgaGCGAAGTGTTGCTAAGGagcaggttccatgttcagggttccgggtttagggtgtagtaaatattttttcttttttttctttttttttgttttgtgtattaagttgtttacatgttcattgtgtaattaatatatgcgagaaaatttttttttttagtttacGGATGTGTTGATAAAATAAGCgtcccccccccaaaaaaaaggaggtgctTGGCTTatactgctttttttttttttgttcttgtttTGTTtggtattaaattgtttacgttCATGTGTGGTCAATAtaagtgaaaggaaaaatgttctccgactttattttgacttgttggtaaatttttcactttattcaCCTGctggtgaattttttttactgaagaTTAGAGAATgctcattaaatttttttttgttataggtttttacctttataatttttttttttaaaaaatacataagcACTTTTTTAAGGAGATTagtacttttcttttttttcgcgcccTGTTCGGAGTATGTTTCCTTATGCaattattcatacatacaaataaagggcttaaaaaaaaaaagaaaacagcGTATCGATCCCGCAGAGGATATATGTTCCTGTTCTCTTCAAACTATAacgtctttttcttcccttagtGAAGAGAATGTAGTGTGCGCGATTGCGGTGTCCCAATACATGTACCCCATCTTCCCTTTCATGTCAGTATAAATAGAATTCACATACTTCTGACGATTCCTAAATCTTCCAAAAAGTTAAGAACATATGGAAAACTACATTTTATATGCGATGTCAAAGCATGAAAAGCGCGGTCTTGCGTCTGCTTTAAACAAGGTCATTGCAATCATGCGCAATGAGAGCTCAGGCACGAATATCTACTCGGTTCCTTAAAAATGACGCACAAAATGCCATAAAtagtggagaaaaaattgaatcccaaatattcataaatgtgcatctattttcttctttttcattgcAAACGGCGGAAATATACTTCACATCGGAACAGACAGACACACTCGTACATctatacgtacacatatgcatacacattgTCGCAGACGGAGGGGTGCCACTTTAAACTAACAAGTGTTTAATACTTTAATGGTTCGGCCATAACTGTGACGACGTTTCATCACCTTTTATAAGCGCATGCAGAATGGACAGATAAAACACGCCTGACTTAAAAACTGTATCGCTCTGTTCTGTTCTATTATATAattctttccccctcttgCCATCGTTACACAATCCATGTGAACAGCCATTTCGAAATTGTCCCCTTTACCCGCAAAGGATTACTTAAAATTTGTGcactccttcctcttcataaaaattaagaaaacgCTTAATGGAGTTCCACGGGTCGGCAATTAAAACTTCTAATTTATgctaaatataaaataaaccTCTTGATGCGCGTAATGACGGGATGTTCCACTTACAAAAGGACGGTTATCTATACATTGTACAATCTACGATGCAACAGCCTTTTCAATATTATACGCTTTCCAAACTATATTTCTGTAACAATTTTTGGACATTTAatggataattttttgttgGCTTCCAAGTTGGTAGGCATACACCacaaatttaagaaaaaatatcttTATCCATATTTTCGTCATAACAAAGATTCCATTATAATATTCAGTTTATAAtaagtataaaaatggaaagtttTAAGAAgcaatttatttataaatagaaaaataggCACATTTCCGTACGTACCTAATACATACGCAATGTTCATGATCTACACATATGCGCTCACATATTTtctaatatataatatataaatgaaggtCGCATAGCATCATTTATTTCTACTTGCTTCATTCATCAACTGGCAGGACAATTGCATTGCAAATATTACatttaattattaaaaaCTAAACATTCCTTGAAGAATGATTGTCTAACTTATTATGTACACGCAGACTACTGTTATATTGGGGTAAAAAACTCCACCTCATCGGCTAAACTGAGAAGAAAGATATTTCCGCTTTGTGCCTATGCCTTATATTTCACACTGGTTCCATCTAAATGTTTGTAAATTTTACCCACTTCAAAATGGGCGAACTCTCAGTGTGCAGCCGTTCCGTGCGGGGTACGCGTCAACAGGGGGGGAATTTTCGCACAGGGTATTTCCACGCGGAAGAAACGCGTGCAAACTGCGTAATTGCTTCTACACATCCCAAAGAGAAAGGCACAAATGGTGAAAGTAAAACTCGCTGTGGCGATTCTACATGGAAAAAGGGGCATATCcgcacacacataaatgcatacatacaggcgtacatacatacgagtacacacacacataaaagcgtacatacatgcaggcatacatatacaaacGCGCGAGCGGGACCCTACCCCTTCTTTTCGATGCTGTAGATCCagttttcttcaaaaaaaaaaaaaaaaaaaaaaattggaatatATTCATAGCATGGTAAAACAATTGCATATACGCATAAGCGCGGTAAAAATGGActgaagataaaaaaaaaataaaaacgaacaCTCCCAGACATACAATCCGTACAGCAATGCTAAAAAGAGCTGtgtgaaaacaaaaaaaaaaattagtgaTGATACTATAAGACACAGCTATACTAGCGTGGGCACACATAACATCCGCCTCTCCCCAACTAGGAGCAAATTTCGAAAATTGAATTTACCTCACCAgtagggaaaagaaaaaatgaccaagTGACTAAATGacgaatgaaaatttttttaattagcgCGATCATGTGCAATACGCCAACTCTTACGTGCGAACATCTGCCACAATCCACATTGCTCATGTGAAAATTCACAAAAGggcgtcttttttttttcattaaaatttttttcttttttaaaattccgCGCATCCCTACTTTCCATACATTGCGGGTGTGCACGTAGGCCTTTCATGCATTCGCTTCTTCAACAAATAACGTGATAATAACGTTTTCgatgtgtgtatgtgcattGGGGCGAACTTCATTCCACTCCTACAGCACACGCAATTGTAATATACGTGCCATACACGTGACCACACTTCTAAGGGCGTCCTCCTCACCCCATCATATAAATTGTGCCAACAGAGGGATCACTTCCGTGTTTAAGAGCGCACGCCAAAAACGGGCCACACAGATTGATATCGCCTGCCTGACTCCGCACCAGTAGACAGTTTGGCCCACCAATTATAACCACCCCCACTTTGCCACTCCTCCAGTGCAACTATGTTGAAGCGCCAGTTAACGAACCTGCTGCTCGTGCTGTCCCTGCTGCACGTCATAACGCTAATACGGATGACCAAAGGAGAGGTCAAGTACGTCCAGCCACAGGAGCTGAACAAGGACGTGTCCGGATTTTTCGGGTTCAAATGTAACTTCTCAAGTAAAGGGGTTCACAACATAGAACCCATTTTGACGGAAAAAAGGTCCCTCGTCTGTAGCATCTATTCCTACTTCATCtatgacaaaataaagttgACCATCCCGAAGAAGACCGTCGGATCTAAATTTAAAATGCTACCAGAAAATTGCTTCAAAACGGTGTACacaaattatgaaaaaaggacagaggaaaaaattgaaaacatGGGCTTGGTTGAATATGAAGTGAAAGAAGATGATACGAACCCAGaatacacagaaaaaatcatCACAATATCTCCCTTCAACACAAAGGATGTTGAATTTTTCTGCATTTGCGACAACTCTGAAAATGTGATATCGAATGTAAAAGGAAGAGTTGCTTTGGTTCAAGTGAACGTATTAAAGTATCCTCACAAAATTACCTCCATCAATTTGACAACCGAAGCATATCCTTACTTGCCTAACCAGATGAGTAAAAGCTCTTtcacagaaaataaattggatCTAGAACTTCAAGAAGGAGAACTGGTTGTCCTGGCTTGCGAAAAAGTTGACGAGAAGTGTTTCAAAAAGTCAAAAGACGACTCTCCCAATTCTCTATATAAAAGCAACAAAGTTGTGTACCACAAAAATCTTGCCATCTTTAAAGCACCCGTGTATGTAAAATCTGCCGACGTCAACGCAGAGTGCTCCTGCCAATTCGAAGGCACCACCTATACTGTGTCCTTAAAACCTATATATACCAACAAACTCATTCATGGTTGTAATTTCTCCTCCGATATTTCTACGCACACCTTCACAAACAATATCGACATGGCTCAGCTTGGGGACAGTTCACAAATTACCTGCAGCATAGAACTTACGGATACTTCATATAATCACTTGATAGGAATGAGTTGTCCTGGACAAATTTCACCAGAGTGCTTTTTTCAAGTGTACCAACGAGAGT from Plasmodium coatneyi strain Hackeri chromosome 12, complete sequence includes these protein-coding regions:
- a CDS encoding Transmission blocking target antigen, coding for MLKRQLTNLLLVLSLLHVITLIRMTKGEVKYVQPQELNKDVSGFFGFKCNFSSKGVHNIEPILTEKRSLVCSIYSYFIYDKIKLTIPKKTVGSKFKMLPENCFKTVYTNYEKRTEEKIENMGLVEYEVKEDDTNPEYTEKIITISPFNTKDVEFFCICDNSENVISNVKGRVALVQVNVLKYPHKITSINLTTEAYPYLPNQMSKSSFTENKLDLELQEGELVVLACEKVDEKCFKKSKDDSPNSLYKSNKVVYHKNLAIFKAPVYVKSADVNAECSCQFEGTTYTVSLKPIYTNKLIHGCNFSSDISTHTFTNNIDMAQLGDSSQITCSIELTDTSYNHLIGMSCPGQISPECFFQVYQRESPELEPSKMVYLDAQLNIGNVEYYQEENGENTVKIFGLVGSIPKTTSFTCICKNGNKIGYMSVKVAAGYFGFLAKIFIFLIVLLLLYF
- a CDS encoding SICA antigen, encoding MLFVKKNIWDYGDMENILKNLSTAMKSGNAEGEDLCRNFNGGDEAKKEANKKACKFIVKGLKHIDNLRGDIINKKPQHKENDKIFEQTMACLILNEYGKLLQEKCSAVKDAVEQAFTAAGSLHGTECKGGKCIPCEWDECRNFIIGGNDNQRKRIKKELEKNKDITDTLDKICPEDEQSKGPKPVVTPAVHVPAGTGGHGSKDPTSKRAKDKSAPPAPVPLVHKIDPSDLLPYLPLAPVLMGTSVMSYLLWNYFAQEQLPDHVDDQDDDPHEYTLVKERKQPRSTPQKRGKQVGKRAGRRMIIDIHLEVLNECQKGDTQLDQEDFFEILVQEFMGSEFMEDKNVPKEKVPSSDSGFREERLCS